The following are from one region of the Fusarium keratoplasticum isolate Fu6.1 chromosome 4, whole genome shotgun sequence genome:
- a CDS encoding FAD-binding-3 domain-containing protein — MASDLPQVQRYITTHDASGKSVIDQSIPTAAPWYSLPDNSAIFAQCYATRGFPVNLSGDKDLQQYREFLDDAPGLVVSNGTVLRYVDIGPNVTSPIHRTSTPYSVLPSISVPCSLRAKMVAMITPKKIVVLGGGPAGMATALSFIKAGFKVKVYERYPSAKPAGTLLNLWPPPIHALKSMGVDVKGLGAPCHTSFRNSMGHVRADLRLPRRDHR; from the exons ATGGCCAGCGATCTACCCCAAGTTCAGCGGTACATCACCACCCACGACGCTTCCGGCAAATCCGTAATCGACCAGTCGATACCTACTGCTGCGCCGTGGTATAGCTTACCTgacaactcggccatcttcgCACAATGCTACGCAACTCGCGGCTTTCCTGTCAACCTGTCTGGCGACAAAGACCTCCAGCAGTACCGGGAGTTCCTGGATGACGCCCCAGGCTTGGTTGTTTCGAATGGAACTGTACTGCGTTACGTCGACATCGGGCCAAACGTGACATCGCCGATACATCGCACT AGTACC CCTTACTCCGTTCTACCAAGCATCTCAGTTCCCTGCTCCCTGCGTGCCAAGATGGTGGCAATGATAACCCCCAAGAAGATTGTCGTTCTCGGCGGAGGTCCTGCCGGAATGGCCACGGCACTTTCCTTTATCAAAGCCGGGTTCAAAGTCAAGGTCTACGAAAGGTATCCTTCCGCCAAACCCGCGGGAACCCTCCTCAACTTGTGGCCACCTCCCATCCACGCTCTGAAAAGCATGGGTGTCGACGTCAAGGGCCTAGGTGCTCCTTGCCATACCAGTTTCCGCAACTCAATGGGCCATGTGCGAGCCGATCTCCGATTGCCCCGAAGAGATCATCGATGA
- a CDS encoding TauD domain-containing protein, with amino-acid sequence MSATVVITPAAPAPPGQPDIAYAPDYAKFQARQAQRLKSETLPSTVPEGFPTQLTGDLVWDGESVAQTYDWAYVLSPDQTNEIDQALKHFQVLNIPLGQISPETFPLPQLHAELRKLSDELHAGHGFFVIRGLDVDKYSRQENIIIYVGISSHIAGQRGRQDSKFNGKPADVVLTHIKDLSSGQEKGAIGSPAYTTDKQVFHTDTGDIVSLFCLETALEGGASRLASTWRVYNEIARTRPDLVHTLSQNWDVEIFTNADKKFATRPLLYHQKATESTPERVALQYARRYFVGFGALPRSHDIPPITEAQAEALDTLHFLGEKLSVSTDFQKGDMQYVNNLAVFHARDGFTDSPTQQRHLLRLWLRDPENAWKTPEALRSRWAELYDGVTVEAEVFPSEPYIRSSSNKAR; translated from the exons ATGTCCGCCACTGTCGTCATCACTCCAGCAGCCCCGGCTCCTCCTGGACAGCCTGACATCGCATACGCTCCAGACTACGCCAAGTtccaagcccgccaagcTCAAAGACTCAAGTCTGAAACCCTGCCTTCGACTGTTCCTGAGGGATTTCCAACCCAGTTGACGGGCGATCTGGTCTGGGATGGAGAGTCAGTTGCTCAAACGTACGATTGGGCCTATGTGTTGTCTCCGGATCAGACGAACGAGATTGATCAAGCATTGAAGCATTTCCAAG TTCTTAACATCCCCCTTGGCCAGATCTCTCCTGAGACCTTCCCTCTGCCTCAATTGCATGCCGAACTACGCAAACTTTCGGATGAGCTTCATGCAGGACATGGCTTCTTTGTGATTCGCGGTCTCGACGTCGACAAGTACAGCCGACAAGAGAATATAATCATCTATGTCGGAATCTCTTCACACATCGCAGGTCAACGAGGTCGACAGGACAGCAAGTTCAACGGCAAGCCTGCCGATGTCGTCCTGACCCATATCAAGGATCTAAGTTCGGGTCAGGAGAAGGGCGCAATTGGAAGCCCTGCATACACGACTGATAAGCAAGTCTTTCACACTGATACCGGTGATATCGTCTCCCTCTTCTGTCTTGAAACTGCCTTGGAGGGTGGAGCTAGTAGACTGGCCAGCACATGGCGCGTCTACAATGAGATTGCCAGAACTCGACCTGACCTGGTCCACACTCTTTCCCAGAACTGGGACGTTGAAAT CTTTACCAATGCAGACAAGAAGTTTGCCACACGGCCACTTCTCTACCACCAAAAGGCTACGGAGTCGACCCCAGAGCGGGTGGCTCTACAGTATGCTCGCCGATATTTCGTCGGATTCGGGGCCCTCCCACGAAGCCACGACATTCCTCCCATCACAGAAGCCCAAGCCGAAGCTCTCGACACTCTTCACTTCCTTGGGGAAAAGTTGAGCGTTTCAACCGATTTCCAAAAAGGCGACATGCAATATGTCAATAACCTTGCTGTGTTTCATGCGCGAGACGGCTTTACGGATTCGCCGACCCAGCA GCGACATCTTCTGCGGCTCTGGCTTCGAGACCCGGAGAATGCATGGAAAACTCCAGAGGCTTTGAGATCGCGGTGGGCAGAATTATACGATGGTGTTACGGTAGAGGCTGAAGTTTTCCCGTCGGAGCCTTACATTCGCAGTTCCAGCAACAAGGCGAGGTAA
- a CDS encoding MFS domain-containing protein, whose product MSTQTQAVLAHDSDESSSEELVPSTISDTTDDDLELDIGVTFTSSLINGLVIIGLPAITKDLQLPPPLAFWPASVSGLATASSLLLAGAVADVLGPRWVDLVGCFASGALMIGSGASGKGTELVAFRALQGSGWECILPRQSLSSLNFLSADVETIRQPGSIAMLCLSTIAFLAFVGWVHRQDEAKKPALIPNSIWKNATFFSICVTIALSFAVLNSMELFCSLFFQEIQHLPALQASIRILPCTLVAALVNIVVGLFVHKIPAIWIVTVTSILCAGSPLLMAVIDPSWPYWGNAFVAQILQPISCDALFTVGLIIITDVFPEDTQGLAGAVFNTAAQFGSALGLAILQVISTQVTKDSNSTDKVVALMQGYRASFWTMFGMMLLCTIVGLLGLRKAGRIGLKRD is encoded by the exons ATGTCGACGCAGACGCAGGCAGTCTTGGCTCATGACAGCGATGAATCATCATCAGAAGAGCTCGTTCCCTCGACTATTTCGGATACCACTGATGATGACTTAGAGCTCGATATCG GCGTCACCTTCACctccagtctcatcaacggcTTGGTTATCATCGGACTACCAGCAATCACAAAAGACCTTCAGCTACCGCCCCCTCTGGCCTTTTGGCCGGCATCAGTCTCTGGCCTGGCTACAGCTTCTAGCTTGCTACTGGCCGGGGCGGTTGCTGATGTCCTAGGGCCAAGATGGGTTGATCTTGTCGGCTGCTTTGCGAGCGGAGCTCTGATGATTGGATCAGGGGCATCTGGCAAAGGCACAGAACTCGTTGCGTTTCGGGCTCTTCAGGGATCGGGTTGGGAATGCATCTTGCCTCGTCAGTCGCTATCATCACTCAA TTTTCTGAGTGCGGATGTGGAAACAATTCGTCAGCCTGGGAGCATCGCTATGCTTTGTCTGAGCACAATTGCTTTTCTCGCCTTCGTCGGTTGGGTTCATCGTCAGgatgaagccaagaagccagcTTTGATCCCAAACTCCATTTGGAAGAATGCGACCTTTTTCAGTATTTGTGTCACTATTGCCCTATCATTTGCTGTCCTGAATTCCATGGAATTGTTCTGCAGCTTGTT CTTTCAAGAGATCCAGCATCTACCAGCTCTTCAAGCGTCCATTCGGATCTTGCCCTGCACACTAGTTGCTGCACTTGTCAATATCGTTGTGGGTCTTTTCGTCCACAAGATTCCTGCTATCTGGATCGTCACTGTCACGTCGATACTTTGTGCTGGCTCTCCTCTACTGATGGCTGTTATCGATCCCTCTTGGCCTTATTGGGGTAACGCGTTTGTGGCACAGATATTGCAACCTATTAGTTGTGATGCACTTTTTACGGTCGGGTTGATCATCATTACCGACGTCTTCCCTGAAGATACGCAGGGTCTTGCTGGGGCAGTGTTCAACACAGCCGCACAGTTCGGAAGCGCGCTGGGTCTGGCTATCCTCCAGGTGATATCCACACAGGTGACAAAGGACTCAAACAGCACTGACAAAGTGGTTGCCCTCATGCAGGGGTATAGGGCCAGCTTCTGGACGATGTTTGGCATGATGCTACTATGTACGATTGTTGGACTGCTGGGATTGAGGAAAGCGGGACGAATCGGCCTCAAACGAGACTAA